The segment GTTCAGCACCCAGTTCCAGGCGCGCACGTCCCGTGTCGGGCAGCGACTGTCATCGGCGTTGAAGATCGGTGTCGTCGCTGCCGGTACCGCTATCGCGGCGGCGGGCATGGTGGGCCTGAAAACGGCGGCGCAGATGGAAACCGCCCAGATCGCGTTCACTACCATGCTCGGCAGCGCGGAGAAGGCGCAGGCGTTCCTCGCGAAGCTCGCCGATTTCGCTGCGAAAACACCGTTCGATTTGCCCGGGCTGCAGAAGTCGGCGCAGTCGCTGATTTCAATCGGGATCGACGCTGACCGGGTCATTCCGATCATGACCACCCTGGGCAATGTGACCTCCGGCATGGGAACCGGGGCGGAGGGTGTGCAGCGGGCGACGGTCGCCATCCAGCAGATGAACGCTGCGGGGAGGATCACCGCTGAGGACCTAAACCAGCTGAGGGACGCCGGGATTCCGGTGTTCGACCTGCTGACCGCTGCGACGGGTCGGAGCACCGAAGAGATCGCCAAGATGGCGCAGACCGGGAAGCTCGGTCGCACCGAACTCACCCAGCTCATGTCCGCTCTCGAGTCCGGTAAGGGTCTCGAAAGATTTGACGGGATGATGGAGAAGCAGTCCGCTTCCCTCGCCGGACTGTGGTCCACCCTGAAAGACGCGTTCTCGGTCGGCCTGGCGAAAGCCATCCAGCCGGTCATCCCGATGCTCAAGACCGGGTTGCAGGGCGCAATCAGCGGCATCAACACGGTGCTGCCTGCCCTAGTGGCGGGGTTCAAGGGCATCGTTGAGGCCGGGGTGGCGTTCACGCAGTGGGCTGCCGCGAACCAAGGCCTACTCACCGGGCTCGGCACTGTGATCGCGGGTCTCGCCGCGGGGATCGTCGCGTACACGATCGCCACACGTGTCGCCAGTGCTGTCACGATCACTTGGAACGCGATCCAGACTCTCGCGAAGTTCGCGACCGCCGGCTGGGCCGTGCAGCAGCGCTTGCTAAACGTGGCGATGCGAGCCAACCCGATCGGTCTCATCGTCACCGCCCTCACCCTGCTGGTGACTGGTGTCGTCCTCGCCTACAACAAAGTGTCGTGGTTCCGCGACGGACTGAACGTGGTCTGGGCTGGGATTAAGATCGCCGTGGGCGCCGTCGTCGGATGGTTCCAGACGTACGTCGCCCCGACTCTCGCCGCCGTGTGGACGGGTATCTCCACCGCCGCGATGTGGCTGTGGCAAAACGTCTTCACCCCAGTGTTCGCTGGTATCGCTGCGGTCGTTTCACTCTGGTGGAACTACTACGTGAAGCCGATATTCAACGCGGTCATGTTCGTGGTCCGGAACATTCTGGCACCCGTGTTCACGTGGCTGTGGAACTCGATCATCAAACCGGTGTTCGGGTTTATCGGGCTGTTGATTCGCACGTGGTGGGCTGGCGCGAAAATCGTGTTCGGCTGGGTTGCCGGGTTTATCCGGACGGTCCTCGCGCCGGTTTTCAACTTCCTGTGGACTGTCGTGAAAATCGCGTTCCAAGCGATCCGCGCCATCATTCAAATCTGGTGGAACGTTGCCGTGAAACCGATCCTGAACGGTGCGGTGTGGTTCTTCAAGAACGTCCTCGGCCCGGTGTTCACCTGGCTGTGGCGCAACATCGTCACGCCCGTATTCAACGGCATCAAGGCCATTATCTCAGGCGTGTGGAACAACGGGATTAAGCCGATCTTCAACGCGGTCAAGGCTGGTATCAAAACGGTCGCGGACGCATTCAACGTCGCGAAGGACGCGATCGGGCGGGCTTGGGACGGGATCAAAGAGAAGGCTAAGAAGCCGATCAAGTTCGTATTGGAAACGATCATCCAAAAAGGGATCATCGACAACTTCAACAAGATCGCCGAGAAGTTCAAGGTTGACCCGATCTCGTTTAAGGCGTGGCCGGTTAAGGGTTTCGACGTGGGCGGCTGGACGGGTCCCGGCTCCCGGTTGAAGCCTGCCGGTGTGGTCCACGCCGACGAGTTCGTCGTGAACAAGAAGTCGCGCCGCCGGATCGAATCCCAGATACCGGGCCTGCTCGACCACATGAACCGCACCGGCAGTGTGCCGGGCTACGCGAAGGGCGGGAAGGTCGGCACCCTGATGGATGCCGCCGACTGGTGGATCGGTAAAGGCGCTCGTGCTTCGGAGCATCCGAGGTTCGGCAGCGTCGGTCGGCACTCGAAGAATTCGCTGCACTACTCGGGTAATGCGGTGGACCTAAATGCTGGCCCGGGTGGGCAGAATTCCACGGAGATGCGGTTTTTCGACAAGTGGATGGGCGCATTCAAGAAAGCGTTTCCCGGTATTCGTGTCATTTGGCGTGCTGCAGGCCACTTCAATCACGCCCACATCGACACGTCGAACGGCGCCGATATCGGCAATGTCGCGGGCGGCGGCGGTGGCGGTGGTGGCGGGTTCAACCTGCTGGACACGTTGCTGAAACCGTTTACTGGGCTTAAGAAGAAGCTCAGTGAGGTCGGTTCGTCGCCTTTCGCGCAGGTCGCTAAGAGCGCGGCGAAACAGATCATCGGTATGCCTATTGACTGGATTAAGAAGAACAATCCGGTCGCTGATGTGGGCGAGAAGATCAAGGACGTTGCTGGCCGGGTTTCGAATGCCGCGGCTCAGGGTAAGGGCCGCGCGTGGGCGCTCGCGAAGGGCGTCAACTGGGACGACTTGAATTATATCGTTTCCAGGGAGTCAGGCTGGAATCCGCGGGCGAAGAATCCGCGGTCGTCGGCTGCCGGTTTGCCGCAGTTTATTGCCGCGAATCAGAAGCATTACGGCGTGTATCCGATCCGGTCGAAGGGTGTGTGGGCGCAGCTCGACGCGATGAAGCGGTATGTGAATGACCGGTTCGACGGGTTCGCTAATGCCCGCCGGTATTGGGAGCGTCACAACCATTACGCGTCTGGTGGTCGTGTGGCCCCGGTGAAGTACGACCAGGGCGGTTTCCTGCCGCCGGGGTTGACGACGGTGCTGAACGCGACGGGTCGGCCGGAGCCGGTGTTCACGGCGAAGCAGTTCCAGTCGTTTGGGTCGGATGTGCGGATGCCGGAAACCCTCGTGGTGCAGGACGTGAACGGGCAGCTGATCGGAACCATGAAGGTCGTCGCGAAGGGTGAGGCGAAGTCTGTGGTTGCTGGTGCGGCGTTTGACGCGGAGAGGGGGCACTAGATGCCGATCGTAGTGGACCCCGGTTTTGTTCCGGTGCCGTCGTTGGCTCCTGTCGTGTCGCCTGACGGTGTGTTGTCGGTGGAGGTTGACCGCGTGAACGCGGGCGCGCTGCTGCACGCCGCGTTCGACCCGTACCGGCCCGAGAAGGTGTTGCGCCGAAACCTTGTCTCGAATCCGTCGTTTGAGACGGGCACTGCAGGGTGGTCCGCTGACAGTGGTGTGACGCTGGCCCCAACCACGGTTTTTGCCGGTCAGATGAACGGAACTGTGGGTTCGTCAATAGCGCTTCTAACTGTCGGATCGGGTTACGCATCTCCTTACGCCAAGCTCGAAACGCATGCAGACAATGCCATGCCTGTGACTCCTGGCGGGTGGGTCGCTGTCCGGTTCTGGGCGGCAACCGAGAGTACTGGTGAGCAGATTCGAGTGCAACTTCGATTCGGCACGCCGAGTGAAGGTTATGCCTACTACGCGGGCAGCTTCGCCCCAGCCGGGTTCTATACGGGGAAGTTCTTCACTTTTGCCGCCCGGATCCCGACAGGTAAGACCGTAGTTAGAGTGCAATCCCAACTGTTTTCCGGGTCAACTACGGTGAACCTCGCGGCGGGTAAACGCATGTGGGCGGATCAAATCATCGCATGTACTGGATCGACTCAAGCGGATGTGCTCGCGGCTGTTGCGGCCTATTTCGACGGCGACACACCGGACACACCGAACCTGGCGTACCGGTTCACAGCCGCACCCCACGCCTCACCATCTGAAGAGTATATTCCGGCTGTCCCGCACGCCGAGCCGGGAAGGACGGAGGAAATACTCCGCACCAACTACGCCCGGAATCCGGGTTTCTCTGGTGCGAGTGTCGGCGACATCGGCACGTGGGACGACTCCTCGACGTGGTTCACCACGTCCCAGCCGGCCACTCGGGTCGCACGGTTCACGTATACGGGCGCGACAGCGACCGGGAACTACTATTTCGTGAACCTCCCAGCAGGTTTGACGCCGATCCGGAAGGGCCAACGGTTCACGTTCGGCCTGACGGTGAAGAACGCGGGCACCGTGGCGATCAAGGCGTTCATCCGGTCGGCGTTCAACGCCGACGAGTCGGGCGACGCGAGGACCACGCCGGTTACTATCGCGGCTGGGGCGCAGCAGCGTCTCACCGTCACATCCACCGCGTCACCGAGCGACGGGTCCACTGTCCGCGTGTGGGCGGCGTTGTTCGACCCTGCCGCGGGGTCGTTGGTGGACGTGTCGGAGCCGCAAATCGAATGGGGCACAGTCGCCACCCCGTTTTTCGGTGACTGGTTCGTGGATGGTCCGGACCTCTCCTACCGGTGGGTGCCAGACAACCCGTACCGGATCGAAGAGTACCGGCCAGCACGCGCCAGCACCCTACCCCAGAAAGTCAGGTTTGAGCGGGGCGACGGCACACCCGTCCGCTCCGGCAACCCGGCGTGGGCTCCCGGCGGGTACGCCACCGCCTACGACCACGAAGCCCCGTTAGGCGTGGGAGCGTCATGGCGGGCTGTCCCGATCTACGCGGACGGGACGGAAGGCCAACCCACAGCGGGCGTGTCCACCCTCATCCCGGAACCGCCCCGGCAGACGGTGTGGATCAAATCCACCACCGACCCGAACGAGTCGATGAAAATCGACCCGACCGAATGGTTCCAACCGTCATACGCCGACCGAACATCGTCCACATCAATCCAGGGCGACCGGTTCCCGGCCATGACCTGGGATATGCACGCCTCCCTCACGGGGACGCTGAAATTCAAAACCCGCTCCAAGGCTGAGACGGGCAGGCTGGCGACCCTTCTCGATTCGGGTCCGCTACTCATCCAGTGGAACCGGATCGCAGGGATCGAGGACTTCTATTTCCTGCCGGGCGCGATCTCGAAACGGATCGTCACCTACACGGAGCAGGGACCAGTGTTTGAGTTCACGATCCCGGTGACTGAGTGCCGACGGCCCGC is part of the Saxibacter everestensis genome and harbors:
- a CDS encoding tape measure protein; the encoded protein is MASPIGAAYVEVKPSFRGTQSAVRREFGKLNPLAAQAGSQSGQQFSTQFQARTSRVGQRLSSALKIGVVAAGTAIAAAGMVGLKTAAQMETAQIAFTTMLGSAEKAQAFLAKLADFAAKTPFDLPGLQKSAQSLISIGIDADRVIPIMTTLGNVTSGMGTGAEGVQRATVAIQQMNAAGRITAEDLNQLRDAGIPVFDLLTAATGRSTEEIAKMAQTGKLGRTELTQLMSALESGKGLERFDGMMEKQSASLAGLWSTLKDAFSVGLAKAIQPVIPMLKTGLQGAISGINTVLPALVAGFKGIVEAGVAFTQWAAANQGLLTGLGTVIAGLAAGIVAYTIATRVASAVTITWNAIQTLAKFATAGWAVQQRLLNVAMRANPIGLIVTALTLLVTGVVLAYNKVSWFRDGLNVVWAGIKIAVGAVVGWFQTYVAPTLAAVWTGISTAAMWLWQNVFTPVFAGIAAVVSLWWNYYVKPIFNAVMFVVRNILAPVFTWLWNSIIKPVFGFIGLLIRTWWAGAKIVFGWVAGFIRTVLAPVFNFLWTVVKIAFQAIRAIIQIWWNVAVKPILNGAVWFFKNVLGPVFTWLWRNIVTPVFNGIKAIISGVWNNGIKPIFNAVKAGIKTVADAFNVAKDAIGRAWDGIKEKAKKPIKFVLETIIQKGIIDNFNKIAEKFKVDPISFKAWPVKGFDVGGWTGPGSRLKPAGVVHADEFVVNKKSRRRIESQIPGLLDHMNRTGSVPGYAKGGKVGTLMDAADWWIGKGARASEHPRFGSVGRHSKNSLHYSGNAVDLNAGPGGQNSTEMRFFDKWMGAFKKAFPGIRVIWRAAGHFNHAHIDTSNGADIGNVAGGGGGGGGGFNLLDTLLKPFTGLKKKLSEVGSSPFAQVAKSAAKQIIGMPIDWIKKNNPVADVGEKIKDVAGRVSNAAAQGKGRAWALAKGVNWDDLNYIVSRESGWNPRAKNPRSSAAGLPQFIAANQKHYGVYPIRSKGVWAQLDAMKRYVNDRFDGFANARRYWERHNHYASGGRVAPVKYDQGGFLPPGLTTVLNATGRPEPVFTAKQFQSFGSDVRMPETLVVQDVNGQLIGTMKVVAKGEAKSVVAGAAFDAERGH